The window TATTAGCTTGTCTAGATTCTGTATTTGGCGGAATCAGAGCAATGTTTGACCAAAAATTTGATATAGAGATTTTTGTATCTGGTTTTTTTGGAAATGCTATATTAGCAGCATTATTAGCATATATAGGTGATCGACTAGGATTACCGTTGTACTATGCAGCAATATTTGCTTTTGGAAGTAGATTGTTCCAAAATTTTGCCATTATTAGAAGATGCTTGATAAATAAGAAAGGTATTAGATAAAATTTAAAAATTTATGAATTACTCTATCGTAAAATAGAAGGAAAATGAGTAAGTATATAGAATATAAATATAGAAATGAAGC is drawn from Abyssisolibacter fermentans and contains these coding sequences:
- a CDS encoding DUF1290 domain-containing protein; this encodes MYAIIGILLGVLIGKFLPITYSASYSTYISVAILACLDSVFGGIRAMFDQKFDIEIFVSGFFGNAILAALLAYIGDRLGLPLYYAAIFAFGSRLFQNFAIIRRCLINKKGIR